One window from the genome of Novipirellula caenicola encodes:
- a CDS encoding sulfatase-like hydrolase/transferase encodes MRLLLLLCACMACGLPAVTAEESAAKQPNILWILTDDHRADSIAAYNRVTAGRDDSELGYVSSPNADALARQGVLFTRVYCNSPGCAPSRTSMHFGMYPHHSGQYGFESGHQSTDFAQPFFPQLMVKNGYRTAHFGKSGIASFKWDARKLQKTPIYEVSVDQKELYKNDRTDWFHQKTWGKGKSTGMEDFWSMPDGPMRIFTPAEGPLSETAIKQKTRVRRELDLLFSFGDHNDLVIGGVSPQPTEKTQDGEILASFVDFIRHPGASYKTPWDRKIEGPPTDQPLFVNLGFHFPHTPVLPSKEFRDRFAGKTYKVPEFSKDELEKLPPQLVLWFEKTNFADLSAEDKQQAIRDYYAFCAMGDSLIGKAVEQFKEFSVKQNRDYLILYVIGDHGWHLGEQGGESKFAPYDTSNHCAVIAVSSAGQQYPAGTVCNEPIEFVDFAPTFLQAAGADLSDDHYAHFDGHPLGETLIGAVRRDYVIGEMNHVIGPRAYLRADDFAFSMRVREKNGKPGEKWGQPPGQDIKWALTAPREQVEMALFDLRLDPKERNNVANDDSYLPLSEWFRSKLGRIILGDGRVEADWSKENEFVISNFAAGAHDGKLDIPKTIVPRVNELTSQPKPSAPDMEIKFGKVSRKSAFRSVTMSIWGGSLVKGEDGLYHMLYSRWPRNLGWAWVTDSEIAHAVSSSPFGPFEFKDVALPRRGKQHWDGWCTHNPTVHKFGDKYYLYHMGNTGDGEIVGVPGKHLLNWQHRNNQRIGVAVADTPNGPWTRSDKPLIDVSPEASAMDSLVTSNPSVCQRPDGGFLMVYKGVGQERPLPNGGPVVHCVATSDSPTGPFVKHDKPIFVFEGEHFPAEDPYIWFQDGKYRAIVKRIKHEGRKRVFSLVHYDSVDGLDWHPGKYHEISQRTVQWEDGEVQQFDHLERPQVYMENGKPVALLCAADIYDENHVRQSFNIQIPLQVTLHP; translated from the coding sequence ATGCGATTGCTACTACTGCTATGTGCCTGTATGGCGTGCGGATTGCCGGCGGTGACGGCCGAGGAATCGGCGGCGAAACAACCCAATATCCTCTGGATCCTGACCGACGACCATCGCGCCGATTCTATTGCGGCGTATAACCGCGTGACCGCAGGACGGGACGACAGCGAACTCGGGTATGTCTCGTCGCCCAATGCGGATGCACTGGCCCGACAAGGGGTGTTGTTTACCCGAGTGTATTGCAACTCGCCCGGCTGCGCACCGAGTCGTACGTCGATGCATTTTGGAATGTACCCACACCACAGCGGACAATACGGTTTTGAATCGGGACACCAATCGACTGATTTCGCCCAGCCGTTCTTTCCCCAATTGATGGTTAAGAATGGTTATCGAACGGCCCATTTTGGCAAAAGCGGGATTGCGAGTTTCAAGTGGGATGCACGCAAACTGCAGAAGACGCCGATTTACGAAGTCAGCGTTGATCAAAAGGAACTCTACAAAAACGATCGCACGGATTGGTTTCATCAGAAGACTTGGGGCAAAGGCAAATCAACCGGGATGGAAGATTTTTGGTCGATGCCAGACGGACCGATGCGGATTTTCACGCCGGCCGAAGGGCCACTAAGCGAAACCGCGATCAAACAGAAAACTCGGGTGCGACGTGAGCTCGATTTATTGTTCTCGTTTGGCGACCACAACGATCTGGTGATCGGTGGCGTCAGTCCGCAACCGACGGAAAAGACGCAAGACGGCGAGATTTTGGCGTCCTTCGTGGATTTTATTCGACATCCAGGTGCGTCCTACAAGACACCTTGGGATCGCAAAATCGAAGGGCCGCCGACGGACCAACCGCTGTTTGTGAACCTTGGATTCCACTTCCCTCATACCCCCGTGCTGCCGTCCAAGGAGTTCCGTGATCGGTTTGCCGGCAAGACCTACAAGGTCCCTGAATTCAGCAAAGACGAGCTCGAAAAACTGCCGCCGCAATTGGTGTTGTGGTTCGAAAAAACCAACTTCGCCGACCTGTCCGCCGAAGACAAGCAGCAGGCGATTCGCGACTACTATGCGTTTTGTGCGATGGGTGATTCCTTGATCGGCAAAGCGGTCGAACAATTCAAAGAGTTCAGCGTGAAGCAGAATCGCGATTATTTGATTCTGTATGTGATCGGTGATCATGGCTGGCACTTGGGAGAACAGGGTGGCGAATCAAAGTTTGCACCGTACGACACGTCCAACCACTGTGCCGTGATCGCCGTGTCGTCGGCCGGTCAACAATATCCGGCGGGCACGGTTTGTAACGAACCGATTGAATTCGTCGACTTCGCGCCGACGTTTTTGCAAGCGGCGGGTGCGGATTTGTCCGACGATCACTACGCTCATTTCGATGGACATCCCCTCGGTGAGACGCTCATCGGTGCGGTCCGTCGCGATTATGTGATTGGCGAGATGAATCATGTGATTGGCCCGCGAGCCTACTTGCGAGCGGACGACTTTGCATTTTCGATGCGAGTCCGTGAAAAGAATGGCAAGCCGGGCGAGAAATGGGGACAACCGCCTGGGCAAGATATTAAGTGGGCGCTGACGGCTCCGCGCGAGCAAGTCGAAATGGCTCTGTTCGATCTTCGCCTCGATCCAAAAGAGCGAAACAATGTCGCAAATGACGATTCGTATCTGCCGCTATCGGAGTGGTTCCGCAGCAAACTTGGCCGCATCATCTTAGGCGATGGTCGAGTCGAAGCGGATTGGTCCAAAGAAAACGAGTTTGTGATCAGCAACTTTGCCGCCGGAGCGCACGACGGAAAATTGGACATTCCCAAAACCATTGTGCCTCGCGTGAACGAGTTGACATCGCAACCCAAACCATCGGCGCCGGACATGGAAATCAAGTTCGGCAAGGTTTCGCGAAAGTCCGCGTTTCGCAGTGTCACGATGAGCATTTGGGGTGGATCGCTGGTCAAGGGCGAGGACGGACTGTACCACATGCTGTATTCGCGATGGCCACGCAACCTGGGATGGGCTTGGGTGACCGATTCGGAAATCGCTCATGCGGTTTCCTCCAGTCCCTTCGGCCCGTTCGAATTCAAGGATGTCGCGTTGCCACGTCGCGGCAAGCAACATTGGGATGGCTGGTGTACTCACAATCCAACCGTGCATAAATTTGGTGACAAGTATTATCTGTACCACATGGGCAACACCGGCGATGGCGAGATCGTTGGCGTTCCAGGGAAACATCTGCTGAATTGGCAACACCGAAACAACCAACGCATCGGAGTCGCGGTCGCCGACACGCCAAACGGTCCGTGGACACGCAGCGACAAACCGTTGATCGATGTCAGCCCTGAAGCATCGGCAATGGATTCGCTAGTGACCTCGAACCCTTCGGTTTGCCAGCGACCTGATGGCGGTTTTTTGATGGTTTACAAAGGGGTTGGCCAGGAACGCCCGCTGCCCAACGGCGGCCCCGTCGTTCACTGCGTCGCCACGTCGGACAGCCCCACCGGTCCATTTGTCAAACATGACAAACCGATCTTTGTGTTCGAAGGCGAGCACTTTCCCGCTGAGGATCCTTATATCTGGTTCCAAGACGGGAAGTACCGAGCGATCGTCAAGCGAATCAAACACGAAGGACGCAAACGAGTCTTTTCGCTCGTCCATTACGATTCGGTCGACGGATTGGATTGGCACCCAGGCAAATACCACGAGATTTCTCAGCGAACGGTCCAGTGGGAAGATGGCGAAGTCCAGCAGTTCGATCACCTCGAACGACCGCAGGTGTACATGGAGAATGGAAAACCGGTGGCACTGTTGTGTGCCGCGGACATCTATGACGAGAACCATGTCCGCCAGTCCTTCAATATCCAAATTCCTTTGCAGGTGACGTTGCATCCGTAG
- a CDS encoding sulfatase: MKNTAPQRSIDLLLLSAVFLLSLGTVTSAADEATATPDRPNILWITIEDWSPDLSCYGTKGIQTPHVDQLASEGIRYQWAFTTSPVCSTSRSAMMTGFHQNYIGAHQHRTNDKKPLPYGIRPIPHLLADAGYFTALMSWKTDCNFLPDKKNELFMGEDWNEREPNQPFFARITFGGTHRAWNRDPLRPIDPKDVELPPYYPDTPFIRRDWATGLEQMQIVDREVGELLKRLADEGLAENTIVFFIGDHGRCHIRGKQFLYDEGTRIPMIMRWPGKVKPGQVNEDLVMSIDICATILEAAGIEAPVPLHGKSLFSKEVQDRKYVFAARDKMDDAHDAMRSIRSKDHKLILNQMPERAYCQFSHYKEGAYPALAEMNVLNLEGKLTPEQAAFMAASKPEIELFDLKKDPHEAHNVADDPQYADVKAELLAELEHWRTHVIKDQGVSEEFRAVGVFPDTCPTPTVGEWVEKNAENYDFSKYGSPGWYPTRTLEEWQKARDLWAPYVFRGPSEKVARPVIPFTQKKKDKAAKKNKKK; this comes from the coding sequence ATGAAAAACACCGCCCCCCAACGTTCCATCGATTTGCTGCTACTGAGTGCTGTCTTTCTGCTTTCGCTGGGAACCGTCACCTCGGCGGCAGACGAAGCGACGGCGACGCCGGACCGTCCCAACATCCTGTGGATCACGATCGAAGACTGGAGCCCCGACTTGTCGTGTTACGGCACCAAGGGAATCCAAACACCGCACGTGGACCAATTGGCTTCCGAAGGGATTCGCTACCAATGGGCTTTCACGACGTCGCCGGTTTGCTCGACTTCGCGTTCTGCGATGATGACGGGGTTCCACCAAAATTACATCGGTGCTCACCAACACCGCACCAATGACAAGAAACCGTTGCCGTATGGGATTCGCCCAATCCCTCATCTGCTGGCCGATGCAGGCTACTTCACTGCGCTAATGAGCTGGAAAACCGACTGCAATTTCTTGCCGGACAAGAAGAATGAATTGTTCATGGGCGAGGACTGGAACGAGCGTGAACCGAATCAACCTTTCTTTGCTCGCATCACGTTTGGGGGAACGCACCGAGCTTGGAATCGCGATCCGCTGCGTCCGATTGACCCCAAGGATGTTGAGCTGCCGCCGTATTACCCGGACACCCCATTCATCCGCCGCGATTGGGCCACCGGTTTGGAACAAATGCAGATTGTCGACCGTGAAGTGGGGGAACTGTTGAAACGGCTCGCTGACGAAGGGTTGGCGGAAAACACCATTGTCTTTTTCATTGGCGACCACGGCCGCTGCCACATCCGTGGCAAGCAGTTTCTTTATGACGAAGGAACTCGCATTCCGATGATCATGCGTTGGCCGGGAAAAGTCAAACCAGGGCAAGTCAACGAGGATCTGGTGATGTCGATCGACATCTGCGCGACAATCCTCGAAGCGGCTGGCATCGAGGCCCCGGTTCCACTGCATGGCAAAAGTCTATTCAGTAAGGAGGTCCAGGACCGCAAGTACGTTTTCGCAGCACGCGACAAGATGGACGACGCACATGACGCGATGCGATCGATTCGATCGAAGGATCACAAGTTGATTCTGAATCAGATGCCCGAACGAGCGTATTGCCAATTCAGTCATTACAAAGAAGGTGCATATCCTGCGCTCGCGGAAATGAACGTCCTGAATTTGGAAGGAAAGCTGACGCCGGAACAAGCGGCGTTTATGGCGGCGAGCAAGCCTGAGATCGAACTGTTTGACCTGAAAAAAGATCCACACGAAGCGCACAACGTCGCGGATGATCCGCAGTACGCCGATGTGAAAGCCGAATTGCTCGCCGAGCTGGAGCATTGGCGAACCCACGTGATCAAAGACCAAGGCGTGTCGGAGGAATTTCGTGCCGTCGGCGTTTTCCCGGATACATGCCCCACGCCGACGGTGGGCGAATGGGTCGAGAAGAACGCTGAGAATTACGACTTCAGCAAATACGGATCGCCGGGCTGGTATCCCACCCGCACGTTGGAAGAGTGGCAAAAGGCACGCGATTTGTGGGCTCCGTATGTATTCCGCGGCCCGTCCGAGAAGGTCGCACGCCCCGTGATTCCTTTCACGCAGAAGAAAAAAGACAAAGCCGCCAAGAAGAACAAAAAGAAGTAG
- a CDS encoding family 16 glycoside hydrolase, which produces MIKSFARPGVVPSCTVAAAWSVLILTATVSSLHAAEDRATVFEDDFDNRQSVGEGYTSARGTEDAWNIVDGVLVGKQTKSDHGAVIRKNIKFDDIDLQFDFRFSGGTRFNFVLDDQNEKSVHAGHICRVSISPKKISVTDDKTGNMNLEVRKQRQSKNLPPEQQKSLDTLLAEKTNAAAVNLKPGQWYRLGVRIKGDSLEASLDGKKIVELRSPGIDHPTKTKIGMTVNGSTIDFDNLKVFSVSQ; this is translated from the coding sequence ATGATCAAATCCTTCGCACGACCCGGTGTTGTTCCGTCTTGCACCGTTGCAGCCGCATGGAGCGTCCTGATTTTGACCGCCACGGTATCGAGTCTTCACGCCGCCGAGGACCGAGCGACGGTGTTTGAGGACGACTTCGACAATCGTCAGAGCGTCGGTGAAGGTTACACCTCGGCACGAGGAACCGAGGATGCATGGAACATCGTCGATGGCGTGTTGGTCGGCAAGCAAACCAAGTCAGATCACGGAGCGGTGATTCGCAAAAACATCAAGTTTGACGACATCGACCTGCAATTCGATTTTCGTTTCAGCGGCGGCACGCGATTCAACTTTGTGCTCGACGATCAAAATGAAAAATCGGTTCACGCCGGACATATCTGTCGCGTTTCGATTTCCCCCAAAAAGATCTCGGTCACGGACGACAAAACGGGCAACATGAATTTGGAGGTCCGAAAACAACGCCAATCCAAAAACCTGCCCCCCGAGCAACAGAAGTCGCTGGACACACTGCTCGCCGAAAAGACCAACGCCGCTGCTGTTAATCTGAAACCTGGCCAGTGGTACCGATTGGGCGTTCGCATCAAGGGCGATTCTCTAGAGGCTTCGCTCGATGGCAAGAAGATTGTCGAGCTTCGTTCGCCCGGGATCGATCACCCGACCAAAACAAAGATCGGCATGACCGTCAACGGATCAACCATTGATTTTGACAATTTGAAAGTCTTCAGCGTTAGCCAATAG